A single Streptomyces sannanensis DNA region contains:
- a CDS encoding M6 family metalloprotease domain-containing protein, protein MTRQQPPGGVEQRSRMRRTAAALTSLAAVATTTLVAGPAVAARTAVACALPRTEAHHSLGLDTWNASYPRPVRGLDAVIIFLSFPDSRPTVSTEELAADHFPATSDFFRRASYGRFDLRVHPQHDWVRMPKTSKAYAIRRDWVPDQRAAFLGDAIKAADSRVDFSKYDIVYLVADPDAPGVDSDATKVVNFDEPMHADGKEIKRVVTVFEHHPPDRNVLAHETGHVFDLPDLYHRPEDGKGDWDTYVGDWDVMGSQFGLAPDLFGWQKWKLGWLGPSQVVCLQGGSDGLRTLEPLSAELRGRTGGPRLMVVRTAEDHAVAIEARSATGNDGTTCTEGILLYRVRGGQASGGGPVEVIDTHPRTEACGGRSVYPPLADAPLQVGETFTVPGERIRVQVMDRTKSGAWNVKVTTKV, encoded by the coding sequence GTGACGCGTCAGCAGCCACCCGGGGGAGTGGAGCAGCGTTCACGCATGCGCAGGACCGCGGCCGCCCTCACCTCTCTCGCGGCGGTCGCCACCACCACCCTCGTCGCCGGCCCCGCCGTGGCGGCCAGAACCGCCGTAGCGTGCGCGCTGCCGCGCACCGAGGCACACCACTCGCTGGGCCTGGACACCTGGAACGCCTCCTACCCGCGCCCCGTGCGCGGTCTCGACGCCGTCATAATCTTCCTCTCGTTCCCCGACTCGCGGCCGACCGTGAGCACCGAGGAACTGGCCGCCGACCACTTCCCGGCGACCTCCGACTTCTTCCGGCGTGCCTCGTACGGAAGATTCGACCTGCGCGTCCATCCGCAGCACGACTGGGTCCGGATGCCGAAGACATCGAAGGCGTACGCCATAAGGCGTGACTGGGTGCCGGACCAGCGCGCCGCCTTTCTCGGCGACGCGATCAAGGCCGCCGACTCCCGGGTGGACTTCTCCAAGTACGACATCGTCTATCTGGTCGCGGACCCCGACGCCCCCGGCGTCGACTCCGACGCGACCAAGGTCGTCAACTTCGACGAGCCGATGCACGCGGACGGCAAGGAGATCAAACGGGTCGTCACCGTCTTCGAGCACCACCCGCCCGACCGTAATGTGCTCGCGCACGAGACCGGACACGTATTCGACCTGCCGGACCTCTACCACCGTCCGGAGGACGGCAAGGGCGACTGGGACACCTATGTCGGCGACTGGGACGTGATGGGAAGCCAGTTCGGGCTCGCCCCGGATCTCTTCGGCTGGCAGAAGTGGAAACTCGGCTGGCTCGGCCCGAGCCAGGTGGTGTGCCTCCAGGGCGGCAGCGACGGCCTGCGCACGCTGGAGCCGCTCTCCGCGGAACTGCGCGGCCGCACCGGCGGACCCCGGCTGATGGTGGTGCGTACCGCTGAGGATCATGCCGTCGCCATCGAGGCACGCAGCGCCACCGGCAACGACGGCACGACCTGCACCGAGGGCATCCTCCTCTACCGGGTGCGCGGAGGCCAGGCCTCGGGCGGGGGGCCCGTCGAAGTGATCGACACCCACCCGCGCACCGAGGCGTGCGGCGGCAGATCCGTCTATCCGCCGCTGGCGGACGCGCCGCTCCAGGTCGGCGAGACCTTCACCGTGCCGGGGGAGCGGATCCGGGTACAGGTGATGGACCGGACGAAGTCGGGGGCCTGGAACGTGAAGGTCACGACCAAGGTGTGA
- a CDS encoding universal stress protein, whose amino-acid sequence MAGHEFPEPADRKRLADPTSDPLAAEEARPSCDPAFRHGVVVGFDGSTSSERALAYAIGMARRSGSGLIIVHVANRLPTTVWAGCEPPVFVDVPDHRTEVLGLELACADYLAEVPWILVERGGDICHELEEVGREYAADAIVVGSTHGIVGRIFGSVAGRLAKRAQRPVVVIP is encoded by the coding sequence ATGGCCGGTCACGAATTCCCCGAACCCGCGGACCGCAAGCGGCTCGCCGACCCCACGTCGGACCCTCTCGCGGCGGAAGAGGCACGCCCTTCCTGCGATCCCGCCTTCCGGCACGGTGTCGTCGTCGGCTTCGACGGCTCGACCTCCAGTGAGCGCGCGCTCGCGTACGCGATCGGCATGGCCAGGCGGTCCGGCTCCGGCCTGATCATCGTGCACGTCGCCAACCGGCTGCCCACCACCGTGTGGGCGGGCTGCGAGCCGCCGGTCTTCGTCGATGTGCCGGACCACCGCACCGAGGTGCTCGGCCTCGAGCTCGCCTGCGCCGACTACCTCGCCGAGGTCCCGTGGATCCTGGTCGAGCGGGGCGGCGACATCTGTCACGAACTGGAAGAGGTCGGGCGGGAGTACGCCGCCGACGCGATCGTGGTGGGCTCGACGCACGGCATCGTCGGTCGGATCTTCGGCTCGGTCGCGGGGCGGCTCGCGAAGCGAGCACAGCGCCCCGTCGTCGTCATCCCGTAG
- a CDS encoding fused MFS/spermidine synthase yields MAKNSRRRGRTAQETVVERVDGGLAELIPDRDRPRGWTLLIDGAPQSHVDLDDPALLTFEYQRRLGHVADLAAPPRQPLNAVHLGGGAFTLARYIAATRPRSTQQIVEVDAGLVQFVRRELPLESGARIRVRTADARAGLAKIPDGWADLVIADVFSGARTPAHLTSAEFLADVRRVLAPGGWYTANLADGPPLTHLRRQIVTAGTVFPELALVADPTVLRGRRFGNAVLLGSARALPVAELTRLVAGDPHPGRVEHGRALADFTGGAAPVTDADAKASPAPPSSVFE; encoded by the coding sequence GTGGCGAAGAACAGCAGGCGGCGCGGGCGTACGGCCCAGGAGACCGTCGTCGAGCGGGTGGACGGCGGGCTCGCCGAGCTGATACCCGACCGGGACCGGCCGCGCGGCTGGACGCTGCTGATCGACGGTGCCCCGCAGTCCCATGTGGACCTCGACGACCCCGCCCTGCTCACCTTCGAGTACCAGCGCCGCCTCGGCCATGTCGCCGACCTCGCCGCCCCGCCCCGGCAGCCCCTGAACGCCGTCCACCTCGGCGGCGGGGCCTTCACCCTGGCCCGCTACATCGCCGCCACCCGCCCCCGCTCCACCCAGCAGATCGTCGAGGTGGACGCCGGACTGGTCCAGTTCGTGCGCCGCGAACTGCCGCTGGAGTCAGGCGCCCGCATACGCGTCCGGACCGCCGACGCCCGCGCCGGGCTCGCGAAGATCCCGGACGGCTGGGCGGATCTGGTCATCGCGGACGTCTTCAGCGGCGCCCGTACCCCGGCTCATCTGACGTCCGCGGAGTTCCTCGCCGACGTCCGCCGAGTCCTCGCGCCCGGCGGCTGGTACACGGCCAACCTCGCCGACGGCCCGCCGCTGACCCATCTGCGCCGCCAGATCGTCACCGCGGGCACGGTGTTCCCCGAGCTCGCCCTGGTCGCCGACCCCACCGTGCTGCGCGGCCGCCGCTTCGGCAACGCGGTCCTGCTCGGCTCGGCCCGTGCTCTGCCGGTCGCCGAACTGACCCGCCTGGTCGCCGGCGACCCGCACCCCGGTCGCGTCGAACACGGCCGAGCCCTCGCCGACTTCACCGGCGGCGCGGCCCCGGTCACGGACGCGGACGCCAAGGCATCGCCGGCGCCACCGTCTTCGGTCTTCGAGTAG
- a CDS encoding acetate uptake transporter, which yields MDKDVSAGSTTSTLGHLALGLTLLAFGIGTTGVIDGVSASDSMSIALFVGGIALFVAGLFAFRGDDAFNGTAFTGLGAFWFTWASAADAKVSANAVGLFLLLWALLALSLALGAADSGMLTRGTYGLLFVSLLLLGIAAFADSSGLAKVGGWVAAVAGAAAWYGATASLAKWPTALPGRAAGRGVTATG from the coding sequence GTGGACAAGGATGTCTCTGCGGGAAGCACCACTTCCACTCTCGGTCACCTGGCACTCGGACTGACGCTGCTGGCGTTCGGCATCGGCACGACCGGTGTGATCGACGGCGTCAGCGCGTCCGACTCCATGTCGATCGCCCTCTTCGTCGGCGGTATAGCGCTGTTCGTCGCAGGCCTCTTCGCCTTCCGCGGCGACGACGCCTTCAACGGCACCGCGTTCACGGGGCTCGGGGCGTTCTGGTTCACCTGGGCGAGCGCGGCCGACGCCAAGGTGTCCGCGAACGCGGTCGGACTCTTCCTGCTCCTGTGGGCCCTGCTCGCGCTCAGCCTGGCCCTCGGGGCCGCGGACAGCGGAATGCTGACCAGGGGCACGTACGGGCTGCTGTTCGTCTCGTTGCTGCTGCTCGGCATAGCGGCGTTCGCGGACAGCAGCGGGCTCGCCAAGGTCGGCGGCTGGGTCGCCGCGGTCGCGGGCGCCGCGGCCTGGTACGGGGCGACGGCGTCGCTGGCCAAGTGGCCCACGGCGCTTCCCGGACGCGCTGCCGGCCGGGGAGTGACGGCCACCGGCTGA
- a CDS encoding phosphatase PAP2 family protein has translation MPHITTVPHSARRWWTELPLIALVYAAYTGCRLLARGDVTTAVDNGLAILRIEKFLHIDIELPLNRLLTGTPALGIPADFAYASLHYLVTPAILVWLFRRRPLRYRAARTWLMTSTLLGLVGFTLMPTCPPRLLDAGHGFVDTMAQYSAYGWWGGEASAPRGLGGMTNQYAAMPSLHVGWALWCGVMLWRYGRAPLTRAVGIAYPLTTTFVVMGTANHYLLDAVAGVAVMGLGLLLTGPAMRPADRVRARFGWGGSPVASPIVSAGCKTSAGERIPGQRHPADTPSTGAGDGTPAASR, from the coding sequence ATGCCCCATATCACCACCGTGCCGCATTCGGCCCGCCGCTGGTGGACGGAGCTCCCGCTCATCGCCCTGGTCTACGCCGCCTACACGGGCTGCAGGCTTCTCGCGCGCGGGGACGTGACCACCGCGGTCGACAACGGCCTGGCGATACTGCGGATCGAGAAGTTCCTGCACATCGACATCGAGCTCCCGCTCAACCGTTTACTCACCGGCACCCCCGCCCTCGGCATACCCGCCGACTTCGCCTACGCCTCCCTCCACTACCTGGTGACCCCGGCGATCCTGGTCTGGCTGTTCCGGCGCCGCCCGCTCCGGTACCGCGCCGCCCGCACCTGGCTGATGACCTCCACCCTCCTCGGCCTGGTCGGCTTCACCCTCATGCCGACCTGCCCGCCCCGGTTGCTCGACGCGGGCCACGGCTTCGTGGACACGATGGCCCAGTACAGCGCGTACGGCTGGTGGGGTGGTGAGGCCAGCGCCCCGCGCGGACTCGGCGGGATGACCAACCAGTACGCGGCGATGCCGAGTCTGCATGTCGGCTGGGCCCTGTGGTGCGGGGTGATGCTGTGGCGCTACGGCCGCGCCCCGCTGACCCGGGCCGTGGGCATCGCCTACCCGCTGACCACCACGTTCGTGGTGATGGGCACCGCCAACCACTACCTCCTGGACGCTGTCGCGGGCGTCGCGGTCATGGGCCTCGGGCTGCTGCTGACCGGGCCCGCGATGCGGCCGGCGGACCGGGTGCGGGCCCGCTTCGGGTGGGGCGGATCCCCCGTCGCGTCCCCGATTGTCAGTGCCGGATGCAAGACTTCCGCGGGTGAGCGAATACCCGGTCAGCGGCACCCTGCCGACACCCCGTCAACCGGAGCGGGAGACGGCACTCCGGCAGCATCTCGCTGA
- a CDS encoding DUF4429 domain-containing protein, which produces MAEIIQKDGTWAFDGDVVRIVPGSDKGVGLLRRTLGEIAVPLRALAGIAFEPGRKSGRLRLRLRDGADPLLQVTGGRLDDASDPYRLTVEPDRTGVAEYFVDEVRNALLLDQVPTVGADRYLLSGPALPVTASAGDATVSFDGDRIRLEWNWKAEESKASTGTRTIELGDVSAVEFQPAVGLENGYLRFVVAKAVTKAPPKYDPHAVELWGFKKDPLMALVAAAVVARMPHPAAPAPEEAVPPPAGPPADDHDVLLRRLRELGELHRAGILTDDEFSTAKQAVLKRM; this is translated from the coding sequence ATGGCGGAGATCATCCAGAAAGACGGCACATGGGCTTTCGACGGGGACGTGGTGCGGATCGTGCCCGGCTCCGACAAGGGCGTCGGCCTGCTGCGCAGGACGCTCGGCGAGATCGCCGTGCCGCTGCGGGCGCTGGCCGGTATCGCCTTCGAACCGGGCCGCAAGTCCGGCCGGCTGCGCCTGCGACTGCGCGACGGGGCCGACCCTCTGCTCCAGGTGACCGGCGGCAGGCTGGACGACGCCTCCGACCCCTACCGGCTGACGGTGGAGCCGGACCGTACCGGGGTCGCCGAGTACTTCGTCGACGAGGTGCGCAACGCTCTGCTGCTGGACCAGGTGCCCACCGTCGGCGCCGACCGCTATCTGCTGTCCGGGCCCGCGCTGCCGGTAACGGCGAGCGCGGGTGACGCCACCGTGTCGTTCGACGGGGACCGGATCCGGCTGGAGTGGAACTGGAAGGCCGAGGAGTCCAAGGCGTCCACCGGGACGCGCACCATCGAGCTGGGGGATGTGTCGGCCGTGGAGTTCCAGCCGGCCGTCGGGCTGGAGAACGGCTACCTGCGGTTCGTCGTGGCGAAGGCCGTGACCAAGGCCCCGCCGAAGTACGACCCGCACGCGGTGGAGCTGTGGGGATTCAAGAAGGACCCTCTGATGGCGCTGGTGGCGGCGGCCGTGGTGGCCCGTATGCCGCACCCCGCCGCGCCCGCCCCCGAGGAGGCCGTCCCGCCCCCGGCCGGGCCGCCCGCCGACGATCACGATGTACTGCTTCGCAGGCTGCGGGAGCTCGGCGAGCTGCACCGGGCCGGAATCCTCACGGACGACGAGTTCAGCACCGCCAAGCAGGCCGTCCTGAAGCGCATGTAA
- the orn gene encoding oligoribonuclease produces MNDRMVWIDCEMTGLSLTDDALIEVAALVTDSELNVLGEGVDIVIRPPDAALETMPEVVRQMHTTSGLLDELASGTTLADAEEQVLAYVREHVKEPGKAPLCGNSVSTDRGFLARDMPTLEDWLHYRIVDVSSVKELARRWYPRAYFNAPQKSGNHRALADIRESIAELRYYREAVFVPQPGPDSDTAKAIAARHVLPAGPAE; encoded by the coding sequence ATGAACGATCGCATGGTGTGGATCGACTGCGAGATGACCGGGCTCTCGCTGACGGACGACGCACTCATCGAGGTGGCCGCGCTGGTCACCGACTCGGAGCTGAACGTGCTCGGTGAAGGGGTGGACATCGTGATCCGCCCGCCGGACGCCGCACTCGAGACCATGCCCGAGGTGGTGCGCCAGATGCACACCACCTCCGGTCTCCTCGACGAGCTGGCCTCCGGCACCACTCTCGCCGACGCCGAGGAGCAGGTCCTGGCCTACGTACGGGAGCATGTGAAGGAGCCCGGCAAGGCCCCGCTCTGCGGAAACTCGGTCTCCACCGACCGTGGCTTCCTGGCGCGCGACATGCCGACGCTCGAGGACTGGCTCCACTACCGGATCGTGGATGTCTCCTCGGTGAAGGAGCTGGCCCGCCGCTGGTACCCGCGGGCGTACTTCAACGCCCCGCAGAAGAGTGGCAACCATCGCGCGCTCGCCGACATCCGTGAGTCCATCGCGGAGCTGCGCTACTACCGCGAGGCCGTCTTCGTGCCGCAGCCCGGCCCCGACTCGGACACCGCCAAGGCGATCGCGGCCCGCCACGTCCTGCCCGCGGGACCCGCGGAGTAG
- a CDS encoding AAA domain-containing protein, with protein MNESVFDPGAAADREVAAILHNTLHGSHRGVVVDSPPGAGKSTLVVRAARELAAAGRPLMVVAQTNAQVDDLVVRLAEKDSELPVGRLHSNDPDPYDKALDALPNVRKSAKAAELTGLDVVISTAAKWAHVQGVEPWRHAIVDEAYQMRSDALLAVAGLFERALFVGDPGQLDPFSTVGAEQWAGLSYDPSASAVSTLLAHNPDLPQHRLPVSWRLPASAAPLVSDAFYPYTKFRSGTGQDDRRLTFGVPSDGSGPDRVLDEAAASGWGLLELPARHTPRTDPEAVRAVALVVRRLLDRDGATLSERADGPVRLTADRIAVGTAHRDQAAAVRAALAELGVSGVSVDTANRLQGREFDVTVVLHPLSGRPDATAFHLETGRLCVLASRHRHACIVVCRAGVTDLLDEHPSTEPVQLGVTIKFPDGWEANHAVLAHLAEHRVTWRP; from the coding sequence GTGAACGAAAGCGTCTTCGACCCCGGCGCGGCGGCCGACCGCGAGGTCGCGGCGATCCTGCACAACACACTCCATGGGTCCCATCGCGGTGTCGTCGTCGACTCACCGCCGGGCGCCGGCAAGTCGACCCTCGTGGTGCGCGCGGCACGGGAGCTGGCCGCCGCCGGGCGGCCGCTGATGGTGGTGGCGCAGACCAATGCCCAGGTCGACGACCTGGTGGTGCGGCTCGCCGAGAAGGACTCGGAGCTGCCGGTGGGCCGGCTGCACAGCAACGACCCGGACCCGTACGACAAGGCGCTCGACGCCCTGCCGAACGTACGCAAGTCCGCGAAGGCCGCCGAGCTCACCGGGCTCGACGTGGTCATCTCGACGGCAGCGAAGTGGGCCCATGTGCAGGGCGTCGAGCCGTGGCGGCACGCGATCGTGGACGAGGCGTACCAGATGCGCTCGGACGCACTGCTGGCCGTGGCGGGGCTGTTCGAGCGGGCGCTGTTCGTGGGCGACCCGGGTCAGCTGGACCCGTTCTCGACCGTGGGTGCCGAGCAGTGGGCGGGCCTGTCGTACGACCCGTCGGCGAGCGCGGTCTCCACGCTGCTGGCGCACAACCCGGACCTCCCCCAGCATCGGCTGCCGGTGTCCTGGCGGCTGCCCGCCTCTGCGGCGCCGCTCGTCTCGGACGCGTTCTATCCGTACACGAAGTTCCGCAGCGGTACGGGCCAAGACGACCGGCGGCTCACCTTCGGCGTGCCGTCCGACGGCTCGGGCCCGGACCGGGTGCTGGACGAGGCCGCCGCGTCGGGCTGGGGCCTGCTGGAACTCCCGGCCCGCCATACGCCCCGTACGGACCCGGAGGCGGTACGGGCCGTGGCCCTGGTCGTGCGCCGCCTGCTGGACCGGGACGGCGCGACGCTCTCCGAGCGCGCCGACGGTCCCGTACGGCTGACCGCCGACCGGATCGCGGTCGGCACGGCCCACCGCGATCAGGCGGCCGCGGTACGGGCCGCGCTGGCCGAGCTCGGCGTCTCGGGCGTGTCGGTGGACACCGCGAACCGCCTCCAGGGCCGCGAGTTCGACGTCACGGTGGTGCTCCACCCCCTCTCGGGGCGGCCGGACGCAACGGCGTTCCACCTGGAAACGGGCCGCCTGTGCGTGCTCGCCTCACGCCACCGGCACGCCTGCATCGTGGTGTGCCGCGCCGGTGTGACCGACCTGCTGGACGAACACCCTTCGACGGAACCGGTCCAGCTGGGCGTCACGATCAAGTTCCCGGACGGCTGGGAGGCGAACCACGCGGTACTGGCACATCTGGCCGAACACCGGGTGACCTGGCGCCCGTGA
- a CDS encoding histidine phosphatase family protein, with product MAPRILMARHGQTEWALAGRHTGRTDVPLLDEGRRGAKLLGERLHRAPWDGLPHAEVRTSPLARSWETCGLAGFGERAEHWDALMEFDYGAYEGLTQAEIKAERGPDWVIWRDGVRDGETLAELSARADEVVAWTREADRDVLVFSHGHMLRAVAARWLGEEVSFGARILLAPASLSVLGWQYGAPAIARWNDTGHLDG from the coding sequence ATGGCACCGCGCATCCTGATGGCCCGGCACGGACAGACCGAGTGGGCGCTGGCCGGCCGGCACACCGGCAGGACGGATGTCCCGCTCCTCGACGAGGGACGCCGGGGTGCGAAGCTCCTGGGAGAGCGGCTGCACCGGGCTCCGTGGGACGGACTGCCGCACGCCGAGGTCCGTACAAGCCCGCTGGCGCGCTCGTGGGAGACCTGCGGGCTGGCCGGTTTCGGCGAGCGGGCGGAGCACTGGGACGCGCTGATGGAGTTCGACTACGGCGCGTACGAGGGGCTGACCCAGGCCGAGATCAAGGCGGAACGGGGGCCGGACTGGGTCATCTGGCGCGACGGCGTACGGGACGGGGAGACGCTGGCCGAGCTGTCCGCCCGCGCGGACGAGGTGGTGGCGTGGACGCGCGAGGCCGACCGCGACGTGCTGGTCTTCTCGCACGGCCACATGCTTCGCGCGGTCGCCGCGCGCTGGCTCGGGGAGGAGGTGTCGTTCGGCGCCCGCATCCTGCTGGCGCCGGCCTCACTGTCGGTGCTCGGCTGGCAGTACGGAGCCCCGGCGATCGCCCGCTGGAACGACACCGGTCACCTGGACGGCTGA
- a CDS encoding helix-turn-helix domain-containing protein produces the protein MSQDSAVAPEAARKLSGRRRREVVAVMLFSGGPIFESSIPLSVFGIDRQDAGVPRYRLLVCAGEDGPLRTTGGLELTAPYGLDAIGRAGTVVVPAWRSITSPPPPEALDALRRAHEEGARIVGLCTGAFVLAAAGLLDGRPATTHWMYAPTLAKRYPSVHVDPRELFVDDGDVLTSAGTAAGIDLCLHIVRMDHGPEAAGALARRLVVPPRRSGGQERYLDRSLPEEIGSDPLAEVVAWALEHLHEQFDVETLAARAYMSRRTFDRRFRSLTGSAPLQWLITQRVLQAQRLLETSDYSVDEVAGRCGFRSPVALRGHFRRQLGSSPAAYRAAYRARRPQSEVPAVIDAVPTQGTAQPRRTAAASTPAGSSTASAPVEPGKPVSDDYAPAHPALPGQRTAL, from the coding sequence ATGAGCCAGGATTCCGCTGTCGCACCCGAGGCGGCACGGAAGCTCTCCGGGCGCCGCCGCCGGGAGGTTGTCGCCGTCATGCTGTTCAGCGGCGGCCCCATCTTCGAGAGCTCCATCCCGCTCTCCGTTTTCGGTATCGACCGGCAGGACGCAGGCGTCCCCCGCTACCGGCTGCTGGTCTGCGCCGGCGAGGATGGACCGCTGCGCACGACCGGCGGACTCGAACTCACCGCCCCGTACGGTCTGGACGCCATCGGCCGAGCGGGCACCGTGGTCGTGCCCGCCTGGCGGTCGATCACCTCACCCCCGCCCCCGGAGGCACTCGACGCACTGCGCCGCGCCCATGAGGAGGGCGCGCGCATCGTCGGCCTGTGCACCGGCGCCTTCGTACTGGCCGCGGCCGGGCTGCTGGACGGCCGCCCGGCGACCACGCACTGGATGTACGCGCCGACGCTGGCCAAGCGGTACCCGTCGGTCCATGTCGACCCGCGTGAGCTCTTCGTCGACGACGGCGACGTCCTGACCTCGGCCGGCACCGCCGCCGGAATCGACCTCTGCCTGCACATCGTGCGTATGGACCACGGTCCCGAGGCCGCCGGGGCGCTGGCCCGCCGGCTGGTCGTACCGCCGCGCCGCAGCGGTGGGCAGGAACGCTATCTGGACAGGTCTTTACCGGAGGAGATCGGCTCGGATCCACTGGCCGAGGTGGTGGCCTGGGCGCTGGAGCATCTCCACGAGCAGTTCGACGTGGAGACGCTGGCCGCGCGCGCGTACATGAGCCGCCGCACCTTCGACCGGAGGTTCCGCTCGCTCACCGGGAGCGCTCCGCTGCAGTGGCTGATCACCCAGCGGGTGCTCCAGGCACAGCGGCTGCTGGAGACCTCGGACTATTCCGTGGACGAGGTCGCGGGCCGCTGCGGCTTCCGCTCCCCGGTGGCGCTGCGCGGTCACTTCCGGCGCCAGCTCGGCTCGTCCCCGGCCGCCTACCGGGCCGCGTACCGGGCCCGCAGGCCGCAGTCGGAGGTCCCGGCGGTCATCGACGCGGTCCCGACGCAGGGCACCGCGCAGCCGCGGCGTACCGCGGCCGCGAGCACCCCGGCCGGATCCTCCACCGCCTCCGCGCCCGTGGAGCCGGGCAAGCCCGTCTCCGACGACTACGCCCCGGCGCACCCGGCGCTGCCCGGCCAGCGAACCGCGCTGTGA
- the glmS gene encoding glutamine--fructose-6-phosphate transaminase (isomerizing) — translation MCGIVGYIGKRDVAPLLLEGLQRLEYRGYDSAGIVVTSPKAAGLKMVKAKGRVRDLEARVPKRFAGTTGIAHTRWATHGAPSDVNAHPHLDAEGRVAVVHNGIIDNASELRAKLTADGVEFLSETDTEVLVHLISRSQAETLEEKVREALRVVEGTYGIAVMHADFSDRIVVARNGSPVVLGIGEKEMFVASDVAALVSHTRQIVTLDDGEMATLKADDFRTYTTEGSRTTATPTTVEWEAESYDMGGHDTYMHKEISEQAEAVDRVLRGRIDDRFSTVHLGGLNLDPREARGIRRVKILGCGTSYHAGMIGAGLIESLARIPADAEPASEFRYRNPVVDPDTLYLAVSQSGETYDVLAAVQELKRKGARVLGVVNVVGSAIAREADGGVYVHAGPEVCVVSTKCFTNTVVAFALLALHLGRIRDLSVADGKRLIEGLRRLPEQIDEILKLEPQIKQLADEYADAKSMMFIGRVRGYPVALEASLKLKEISYIHAEAYPASELKHGPLALIEPAMPTVAIVPDDDLLEKNRAALEEIKARSGKILAVAHQEQEKADHTIVVPKNEDELDPILMGIPLQLFAYHTALALGRDIDKPRNLAKSVTVE, via the coding sequence ATGTGCGGAATCGTCGGATACATCGGCAAGCGCGATGTAGCGCCGCTGCTTCTGGAGGGCCTGCAGCGACTGGAGTACCGCGGTTACGACTCCGCGGGCATCGTCGTGACGAGCCCCAAGGCCGCCGGCCTGAAGATGGTCAAGGCCAAGGGCCGGGTCCGCGACCTGGAGGCCCGTGTCCCCAAGCGGTTCGCCGGCACCACCGGTATCGCCCACACCCGCTGGGCCACCCACGGCGCCCCGAGCGACGTCAACGCGCACCCGCACCTGGACGCCGAGGGCAGGGTCGCCGTCGTCCACAACGGCATCATCGACAACGCCTCCGAGCTGCGCGCCAAGCTGACCGCCGACGGTGTGGAGTTCCTCTCCGAGACCGACACCGAGGTGCTGGTCCACCTGATCTCCCGCTCCCAGGCAGAGACGCTGGAGGAGAAGGTCCGCGAGGCGCTGCGCGTCGTCGAGGGCACGTACGGCATCGCCGTCATGCACGCCGACTTCTCCGACCGGATCGTCGTCGCCCGCAACGGCTCCCCGGTCGTGCTGGGCATCGGCGAGAAGGAGATGTTCGTCGCCTCCGACGTGGCGGCCCTGGTGTCGCACACCCGTCAGATCGTCACCCTCGACGACGGCGAGATGGCGACCCTGAAGGCGGACGACTTCCGCACGTACACCACCGAGGGCTCCCGTACGACCGCCACGCCGACCACCGTGGAGTGGGAGGCCGAGTCGTACGACATGGGCGGCCACGACACGTACATGCACAAGGAGATCTCCGAGCAGGCCGAGGCCGTGGACCGCGTGCTGCGCGGCCGCATCGACGACCGGTTCTCCACCGTTCACCTGGGCGGCCTCAACCTGGACCCGCGCGAGGCCCGCGGCATCCGCCGTGTGAAGATCCTCGGCTGCGGCACCTCGTACCACGCCGGCATGATCGGCGCCGGGCTGATCGAGAGCCTGGCCCGGATCCCCGCGGACGCCGAGCCGGCCTCCGAGTTCCGCTACCGCAACCCGGTCGTGGACCCGGACACCCTGTACCTCGCGGTCTCCCAGTCCGGTGAGACCTATGACGTGCTCGCCGCCGTGCAGGAGCTCAAGCGCAAGGGCGCCCGCGTCCTCGGTGTCGTCAATGTCGTCGGCTCGGCGATCGCCCGCGAGGCCGACGGCGGTGTGTACGTCCACGCCGGCCCCGAGGTCTGTGTCGTCTCCACCAAGTGCTTCACCAACACGGTGGTCGCCTTCGCGCTGCTCGCGCTGCACCTGGGCCGTATCCGTGACCTGTCGGTGGCCGACGGCAAGCGGCTCATCGAGGGTCTGCGCAGGCTGCCGGAGCAGATCGACGAGATCCTGAAGCTGGAGCCGCAGATCAAGCAGCTGGCGGACGAGTACGCCGACGCCAAGTCGATGATGTTCATCGGCCGGGTGCGTGGTTACCCGGTGGCGCTGGAGGCCTCCCTCAAGCTGAAGGAGATCAGCTACATCCACGCCGAGGCCTACCCGGCGTCCGAGCTGAAGCACGGTCCGCTGGCCCTCATCGAGCCCGCGATGCCGACGGTCGCGATCGTCCCGGACGACGACCTGCTGGAGAAGAACCGCGCGGCACTGGAGGAGATCAAGGCCCGTAGCGGCAAGATCCTCGCGGTGGCGCACCAGGAGCAGGAGAAGGCCGACCACACGATCGTCGTCCCGAAGAACGAGGACGAGCTGGACCCGATCCTGATGGGCATCCCGCTCCAGCTCTTCGCGTACCACACGGCGCTGGCCCTCGGCCGGGACATCGACAAGCCGCGCAACCTCGCGAAGTCGGTGACGGTGGAGTAG